CAGGCCATGCCCTGGGGTAGCCAGGACATGACCATCGCTGATCCGTTTGGTAATCGGTTGGTGTTTACCAATGCGATTGCGGTGTAGACAGCAAAAACTCTGGAGCTGGAACCTGTGGGAGCGAGCCTGCTCGCGATGAGGGTGTCACATCCTAGAGGGATGGTGACTGACCCACCGCAATCGTCGGAGCGCCGCCCGGAGCCGGCTCGCTCCCACAGTGGGTCGTGGTTCCACAGGTCAGCGGTAACCGTTACACCCGGAAGTGGCTCACCATCGCCTGCAACTGACCACCCAGACGCGCCAGTTCGACGCTGGACTTGGCGGTTTCATCGCTGGCGGCGGCGGTTTGTTCCGACACGTCGCGCACGTTGATGATGCTGCGGCTGATCTCTTCGGCCACGGCGCTTTGCTGTTCGGCCGCAGCAGCGATCTGCTGGTTCATCGACTGGATGTTGGACACCGTGCGGGTGATGTTGTCCAGCGACTCACCGGCCTTGCGGGTCAGGGCCACGCTGCTGTCGGTGAGAGTGCGGCTGTTGTTCATCACCGTCGACACCTGTTGCGTGCCGTTCTGCAGGGCGGCCACCAGGCCTTCGATTTCCTCGGTGGATTTCTGCGTACGCTGGGCCAGGCCACGGACTTCGTCGGCGACCACGGCAAAACCACGACCGGCTTCACCGGCGCGCGCCGCTTCGATGGCAGCGTTGAGCGCCAGCAGGTTGGTCTGCTCGGCCACGGCCTTGATCACGTCCATGACGCTGCCGATCTTGTCGCTTTCCTGTTGCAGCACGCCCATCGCTTCGGTGGAACGCACCACTTCGGTGGCCAGGCGTTCGATCTGGGCAATGGCTTCGTTGACCACTTTGTCGCCTTCCCGGGCTTCGCCATCGGCGGCGGCAGCGGCTTGCGAGGCTTCTTCGGCGTTGCGCGCGACTTCCTGCACAGTGGCGGTCATTTCGTGCATGGCGGTGGCCACCTGGTCGGTCTCGACCTTCTGGCTGTTCACACCGGCGCTGGTCTGGCTGGTCACGGCCGACAGTTCTTCGGCGGCACTGGCGATCTGGGTGACGCCATCACGAATGCCGCTGATCAGGTTGCGCAGGGTCACACCCATGCGGGCGATGCCTTGTTGCAGCACGCCGAGTTCGTCGCGACGGGTCACGTGGACGTCGTGGGACAGGTCGCCGCCGGCGATGCGCTCGACCACGGCCAGCGTCTCGCGCAGCGGACCGGTGATCTGGCGGGTGATGATGACGGCGGCAATGATGCCCACCAGCAGGGCCAGCAAGGTGCTGATCAATTGCAGGGTGCGTGCCTGGGCGCTTTCGGCGTCACGACGATCCAGCTGGATCTGGTACAGCTGCTCGCTGAGGGTGACGATCGTGTTGCCCTGATCGGTCATTTCCTTGCGGGCCTGCACCACATCGTTGTTGGTGGCTTTGTAGGCGCGCACCGCGGTGCGGTAGTCGGTCAACGCCTTTTCCAACTGACGCAGGGCGTCCTGCTGGGTGGCGGCGAAATGGGTGTTGAGCTGCTCCAGGCTGGCGACGGCGGCGTCAAGCTGGTTGGCTGCTTTCAGCTCGGTATCGGCGTTGACCGCTGCGGTGTAGCCGCGCACCTCATAGCGGGCCAGCATGAACGCTTCCTTGGCCGCGGTGATGGCCTGGAATTGCTCGAAGCGCTGATCGCTCAGGGGCATGCGCTGCACTTCGTCGCTGATGGCGTTGATCAGCGAGTTCGCGGTTTGCGCGTTGGCCGTCATCACGTCGCGGGCGCTGTTGCCGGCGCGGTAGGCGACACGCATTTTTTCCAGCGAGATCCGGT
This DNA window, taken from Pseudomonas sp. MYb118, encodes the following:
- a CDS encoding methyl-accepting chemotaxis protein gives rise to the protein MNSWFGNISMNMKLGLGFGLVLALTGVLALTGWTSLGSLIDRSNWMSDITQLNSGLTKLRVARLQYMLANGDETTAQNVLVNLDAFDAQQKSVLEKFKSPENLKLLNEQASLIAAYRISLEKMRVAYRAGNSARDVMTANAQTANSLINAISDEVQRMPLSDQRFEQFQAITAAKEAFMLARYEVRGYTAAVNADTELKAANQLDAAVASLEQLNTHFAATQQDALRQLEKALTDYRTAVRAYKATNNDVVQARKEMTDQGNTIVTLSEQLYQIQLDRRDAESAQARTLQLISTLLALLVGIIAAVIITRQITGPLRETLAVVERIAGGDLSHDVHVTRRDELGVLQQGIARMGVTLRNLISGIRDGVTQIASAAEELSAVTSQTSAGVNSQKVETDQVATAMHEMTATVQEVARNAEEASQAAAAADGEAREGDKVVNEAIAQIERLATEVVRSTEAMGVLQQESDKIGSVMDVIKAVAEQTNLLALNAAIEAARAGEAGRGFAVVADEVRGLAQRTQKSTEEIEGLVAALQNGTQQVSTVMNNSRTLTDSSVALTRKAGESLDNITRTVSNIQSMNQQIAAAAEQQSAVAEEISRSIINVRDVSEQTAAASDETAKSSVELARLGGQLQAMVSHFRV